One bacterium genomic region harbors:
- a CDS encoding T9SS type A sorting domain-containing protein: protein MNRSLKTLFAVASLLAMVMTGFAAQRQCVIVDGFTQWNCGPCASWNPTERTLLEGMTRDTVISIKTHGWWPGANNDAFHLYNVSESTARINYYGCNWVPWVMCDGIVDVRNVNVNTLRTGIRNRYAAPSPCTIDDLLAVTASPTTIQVTGTINAEQQLSNANLYVVLIRDLVTYASPPGSNGETEFPDVFCDAAPNFNVGTPVNASPGNPYDFNVTLTRNAQWDVEGLSVVVFLQNNGTKEVLQGTWAHVSQEYAFSTNQDNPAQAIIQTSGGEQAYLVELSNIGTMNDTYDVTLTGEWPTGWVYSVEETGGTAHPSAIQVSVNSLESKFLIVRVNPNGNPGHASFGLNVVSQGNDLVSAEHDWRLMAGLDVLVIDADGGDTYETYYAEALAAADDHVNVVWGWWDAHLDDVDVSLFDGVDAVIWFTGDLWQETLSPIDQLNVQDYLDNGGNLLLTGQGIGFDMRNDQLFTDYIHASYLRNFPIGSSITGTPGLFGDQAFAIVSGTGANNQSRQSSILPRDDEATLIFQYDQQYQGETQYAGVTVNNGTYRLMYMAFGFEAIATEAARNTVMQRAVEWLLGVSASPEAPEAMPTEFSLVQNYPNPFNPETTIPFALPMRANVKLSVFDLLGREVATLINGNMEAGSHTISFNGNDLSSGVYFYRLDAQAGEASFNSTRKLVLMK, encoded by the coding sequence ATGAATCGCAGTTTGAAAACCCTTTTTGCAGTCGCGAGCTTACTCGCAATGGTTATGACCGGCTTTGCAGCACAACGGCAGTGCGTGATTGTCGATGGATTTACTCAGTGGAACTGCGGACCGTGCGCATCCTGGAATCCTACCGAGCGCACCTTGCTCGAAGGAATGACACGTGACACAGTGATTTCGATTAAGACGCACGGCTGGTGGCCGGGAGCAAATAACGATGCTTTCCACCTTTACAACGTCTCCGAATCAACCGCACGCATCAACTACTATGGCTGCAATTGGGTGCCGTGGGTTATGTGTGACGGAATTGTGGACGTACGAAATGTAAATGTCAACACGCTTCGTACGGGCATTCGCAATCGCTATGCTGCTCCTTCTCCGTGTACGATTGATGACCTGCTCGCCGTGACTGCGTCGCCAACTACCATTCAGGTGACCGGAACAATTAACGCTGAACAGCAGCTCTCCAATGCGAATTTGTACGTCGTTTTGATTCGTGACCTGGTCACGTATGCGTCGCCTCCGGGCTCCAACGGCGAAACCGAATTTCCGGATGTCTTCTGCGATGCCGCTCCGAATTTCAATGTCGGTACACCGGTAAACGCTTCGCCGGGAAATCCCTACGACTTCAACGTGACCCTGACGCGCAACGCGCAATGGGATGTTGAGGGTCTGAGTGTTGTCGTCTTCCTGCAGAATAACGGCACCAAGGAAGTGCTGCAGGGCACGTGGGCACATGTTTCACAGGAATATGCCTTCAGCACGAATCAGGATAACCCCGCACAGGCCATCATTCAAACCTCCGGCGGTGAACAGGCTTACCTCGTTGAGCTTTCCAACATCGGTACGATGAACGATACGTACGACGTCACGTTGACCGGTGAATGGCCGACGGGCTGGGTGTATTCAGTAGAAGAAACTGGAGGAACGGCTCACCCGAGCGCTATTCAGGTTTCCGTGAACAGCCTTGAATCCAAATTCCTAATCGTTCGTGTTAATCCGAACGGTAATCCCGGCCATGCGAGCTTCGGCTTGAATGTTGTCTCGCAGGGCAACGACCTTGTTTCGGCCGAACACGATTGGCGCTTGATGGCCGGTCTGGATGTGCTTGTGATTGATGCCGACGGCGGCGACACGTACGAAACGTATTATGCCGAAGCGCTGGCCGCGGCGGATGACCATGTGAACGTCGTTTGGGGTTGGTGGGACGCGCATCTTGACGATGTCGATGTTTCCCTCTTCGACGGCGTGGATGCCGTCATCTGGTTCACGGGCGACCTGTGGCAGGAAACACTTTCGCCGATTGACCAGCTCAACGTTCAGGACTATCTCGACAACGGCGGTAACCTGCTTCTAACGGGTCAGGGTATCGGCTTCGATATGCGCAACGACCAGCTCTTCACCGACTATATTCACGCGAGCTATCTGCGCAACTTCCCCATCGGCTCGTCCATCACCGGAACTCCGGGTCTGTTCGGCGATCAGGCCTTCGCCATCGTCAGCGGCACCGGTGCCAACAACCAGAGCCGTCAATCGTCCATTCTGCCCCGTGACGACGAAGCGACGCTTATCTTCCAGTATGACCAGCAGTATCAGGGCGAGACGCAGTATGCAGGCGTGACGGTCAATAACGGCACCTATCGTCTGATGTACATGGCGTTCGGTTTCGAAGCCATCGCGACCGAAGCGGCACGCAACACCGTGATGCAGCGCGCCGTGGAATGGCTGCTCGGTGTCAGCGCGTCACCGGAAGCTCCCGAGGCGATGCCGACTGAATTCTCGCTCGTGCAAAACTATCCGAATCCTTTCAACCCGGAAACCACCATTCCGTTCGCATTGCCGATGCGCGCAAACGTGAAACTCTCCGTCTTCGACCTGCTCGGACGGGAAGTCGCCACGCTCATCAACGGCAATATGGAAGCCGGTTCGCACACCATCAGCTTTAACGGCAACGACCTTTCGAGCGGCGTTTATTTCTACCGCCTCGACGCGCAGGCCGGTGAAGCCAGCTTCAACAGCACACGCAAACTTGTGTTGATGAAGTAA